Part of the Scyliorhinus canicula chromosome 13, sScyCan1.1, whole genome shotgun sequence genome, CCTTTGTGGTTCATTCAGTTACATCATGATTATGAATAAAATCTCGGGGTAAATATTCCTAAAACAATCCGGTCTCATTTACATGATTCCAGGGGCTTCTCTAGCAGCCCAATCTAGATCTTGGTGAACATTGCCATGGCAACAGCAATAATTGGGAAGTTTCCTTGTCAATTTCTAGGATACTATATTCCTGGAAAGGGCTGAAAGGTAACCCACGGTCATAACTTGCAGGATAGGTTTATCCTGGTGCAAAGGGTGCCAAATCAATAATGCTTCCAAAACAAACTTTAGTTTTAAATTGTGTAATTGTGAAATTTTATTTGATAGACTGGGAATTTCTGAGATGGAAAATTTATAGAGCAATGATATTTGAAGTCACTTCTAGAGCTAGAAGTTAATCAAATACATGACCTACATTACTTGAAATGGCCTCATTTTATGTTAATTTCCCAGAAGGTGAagttttcttttggtcaccctggGATGTGAATattatctattgcccatcccgaattgcggttgagaaagtggtggtgtacTGCCTCTTAAATTGCTGTCGTCCAGGTTTGCTGAATTATAAGAATAATTActtttcttagtgtcacaagtagacttacattaacacatcaattaagttacagtgaaaatcccctagtcgccacactctggcccctgtacggggacacagagggagaattcagaatgtccacttcacctaacaacTACGTTTTTCAGGATTTGGGGAAGGAAACACactctgacacggggagaacatgcagactccgcacagacagtggcccaagaccggaatcgaacccgggaccctggtgctgtgaggcaacggtgctaaccactgtgctgctgttccACCATAATGCTTCTAATTGATGTGCTTCTATCAcagttatgtgtgtgtgtatcctgGACTCGGGAAACAAACTGACTCTACACTTTGGTCTCAGAAAATGTTTTGCTAGGTATAACTGGAGGGTGTTTTAAGTAAATCTCAACACCAGGTAACGTGATTTGTATTCATTCCCACATCTTAGCCATGAAGACTTTATGTTTACTTGCATTATAAGTACACTAAGTATTTATTAACTATAAAGCACTGTAATATGGGGAGATGAGAAAGATGCGATAGGAATACAAGTTCTAATTGTGACTTTACCCTCTTGGCTAGGATTAGGTATTATTGCGAGCAGAGTGCTTATTTTCCCCATTTTATCAATTGTTCTAATTGTGCTGATATTTGACACCTGCTGGTGGAGTCAAAGTGCTTCGCAGTTTCAGCTCTTGCTGTCTTTACTGCCATTTTGTTTAAACATCTCCCAAATTAAATTCAACCAATTTCAGGAATTCCTAAACTAACCTGAAAAGgtctagggcaggattctccggtggcgttcgcccagcgaccggagaatcccgcccccgaggtcaatggagttttccattgtCGCCGTCTTGCCCGTGGCGTTCTTACGGTGGGCAGGGCGGAATAATCCAGCCCTTAATTTGCATAATTTACATTCCGAGTGTAACTTTCTTTTTACAAGGATACCACAGAGCCAGCCTGGAAATTTGGCCTCACATTAAGAAGTTGTGATTTCTTTCTCTAACATTTCTACATAATCTCTACATATTACTTCCTGTGCTGAAAGATGGTTTTATTCCTAATAATTCATACTGACCAAATACACTACCTTTAATACACTTCCTCTATTGAGTATAGACAATTCTAACCTCTTCACAAGAAAATAGGAGAAGCAGATTTCTCCACAGCTTCCAGAAAAATAATCAGTCTGCAAACATGAAAATATCTGTCAGTAAAATAACTAGATTCTTATAAGCCTCAAAAATGTCCTTCTGTTGCTGGGAAGCCCCAGCGTTCAATTACTGATGGCTAGTGAACACACATCATAACTATAATAGAGTctttctctccctgctccatAAAGTCAAGCTACAAGCAATATTTGATTAAAGGCCTTGTCCCATTACTAACAGGCTACTGAATTATGAATTTCTGAGTATGACTTTGATTGTTTTTGTCTATTAATTTTCAATATGTTAAAAGCAAACCTTTAATAAGACGGAATGGAAATGAAATTGTGGAGTTTAACTTTTCTTTGATTCTAAGTGTAATCTGTAAAAGACAAAAATAGTACATACCATTCAGTGAAAGTATTTTGCTGTTCCTTTAGAAAAATTACAATATTCAAAGTGCAATTAGCTTTGACAATCTATTATTTTCTTCCGCAGGAAAATAAGCGCATGTGTATGTTGAATTGAGTGCAAATCTTAAGAGAACACCAAATATCTCTCAAATAAAATCTGTCCAGATTTTGTGCAGAAACATTTCATTATTGTTTTAATTAATGTTGCTGAGACTGCAGATTAGGCAAAAAGGCTGCTACAGCTACACCTACAGCTTAACTTCACTTCTGTAAACTGGCTGCGGTGATTCGGTTAGTTTCTGTGGACTCCTCCGAACATTGATGATCAGAATGTTGACATCGGTCAGTGAACAGCACACAGACATAGGGTCCATGCCTTCAGGAAGCTGACACTTATGAGTGAAGGTGTTTATGATTGTTCCATCTTCAGCCACCTAAAACCAATTAAAGCAACATTTAGTCAGCTTGTGAGGTCATGGCCCACCAATTATTTTTCTAAAAAGCCAACATGCTTCATTTAACAAGTGATAATTTTACATAAAAATCATTAACATACATTCAGGAGCTTTAGGCTTTCATAGTATAACCTTATAAACTACATGAGCTATATTGGTTTAATAAAAGAGTGTTACCTGGATTAGAGTGTGAAATTAATGCTGAACTGAGTGTATTTTTAAACACAGACAAATGAAACAGTTGGCAGTGTAGTTGTGTCCAGCTTTGTCATCCCATGCTTATATTTGTAAACTTGTAAAGACAACTTTAGATGACATGTTTCTTGTTGAAGTGCATTTTATTTCACCCAGCCATCTGCTGCAGGTATAGTGTCAGTTGAACTTTCACATGCAACAGTTGAAATAGGGTATAGATAGATTATCTGAATAGACAAAAAATTGTCAGATGGaacaaaatgtgaggttgtccatttggcAGCAAGAATAGAAAactgagtattatttaaatggagaaaaactgcagaatgctgcagacatgaatcacaaaaagttagcatgcaggtacagcaagtaattaggaaggcaaatagaatgttggcctttgtTGCAAAGGGGAtgcaaagggggcagcacggtagcatggtggttagcacaaatgcttcacagctccagggtcccaggttcgattcccggctgggtcactgtctgtgcggagtctgcacgtcctccccgtgtgtgcgtgggtttcctccgggtgctccggtttcctcccacagtccaaagatgtgcaggttaggtggattggccatgctaaattgcccgtagtgtcctagaaagtaaggttaagggtggggttgttgggttacgggtatagggtggatacatgggtttgaggagggtgatcatggctcggcacaacatcgagggccaaagggcctgttctgtgctgtactgttctatgttctataaaaagtCGGAAAGTCTTGCTCCAACTGTACAGACTGAGTACAATTGAGTATAACTGAGTATAATTCTTGTGTACTTACGTAAGGACAGTATACTTCCATTGCAACCAATTCTAAGAAGGTTCATTAGGCTGATTCCTgtgatgaaggggttgtcttaaGAGAAAGGATTGAACAGATTGGCCCTATactcattggtgtttagaagagtgagtgagggttaatcttattgaaacatatacgaTTCAGATGGGACTTGGTCGATGCtcagaggatgttttctcttaaGGGGGAATCTGGATCTAGAGGGTTCAGCTTAAAAATAACGGGTCTGCCATTTAAGAGGAAGAATGTGTTCTCTCAGAGAGTcagtagtctttggaattctcttccacagacaaCAGTGGTtgggttattgaatatattcaaggctgagtgagATGTTTGTCATTGACAAGGGACTTAtggggggacaggcaggaaagtgcagTTAATGCCACAACCAAATCACCCATTGCTGAAAATTAGTAAGTGTAAATAAAAATTCTTCTCTTCCTCAAATGAATGAGCCATTTTTAAGTTTTACTTTTCTGGTTTAATATTTGCCAAGGCAAAGTATAATTGTTTGTACCTTTTCTGCTTTGATGACTATGTTGGAATTGTACATTGTAACAATAATTTCTTCTGGATCAAACTGGCTGACATCAGCTGTGACTTGATAAGTATCTCCAATAGTTCTGACGTTTCCAAGGCTTCCTGGACGGCCAGATATTGGAGCtgtggcatttttaaaaaatacacagtGAAACACAAAGAGGGAAAGGAAAGATTAAATATCAACAATTCTGGAAACACTTAGCAGGGCTGGCAGAATctgtgagagagaaaaacagagctaACTGGTTACATTTTCTTGGCCTTCTTACTAATTTCCGGGGGAGGGAGgtgcaaaattgggagagctgcgtTAGGCAATAGCCTGACATAGCCATACTATGTCCTGggacctgggagttcaggtccattgtaccctgaaggtggcaacgtaggtggatagagtggtcaagaaggcatatagcatgcttgccttcatcggacggggtattgagtacaagagttggcaggtcatgttacagttgtataggactttggttaggccacattaccagaaggatgtggatgctttagagagggtgcagaggaggttcaccaggatgttgcctggtatggagggtgctagctatgaagaaaggttgagtagagaaggattgtttttgttggatagacggaggttgagggaggacctgattgaggtccacaaaattatgagaggtatggacagggtggatatcaacaagctttttccaagagtgggggtgtcaattacaaggggtcacgatttcaaggtgagagggggaaagtttaagggagatgtgcatagaaagttttttactcagagggtggtgggtgcctggaacgctttgccagctgaggtggtagagacgggcacgatagcatcatttaagatgcatgtggacagatatatgaacgggcggggaacaaagggaagtagatccttggaaaataggcaacaggtttagataaaggatctggatcggcgcaggctgggagggccgaagggcctgttgccgtgctgtaattttctttgttgttctttgttgtttataCTCTCAGACTCGTACCTTTTAGCCAATGTCATTGAATTAGACACTGAAGATGATAATGGCAGGTCCAGCTCTGCAAACTCATCATGTCTGAGCAGTTCCTGTTCCACCACCAGGACAGATCCAGGAatggtggtggtgcagtggtatatAGTTATGAGAAGAGTGGCCTAGGAATCCCCACATTGATTCCGGACCCCACGTTGAATACCAATTgaaggaagcatggagggtgacAAGTGTACAGAATGTACCCTGGGTGAGGATTTCAaagtccatcatcaagagtggctcaCTAGCACCACTATTGACCAAGCTGCTCAAGCTCCAAAGGACAAAACTATCAACTTAAGCCTGTGGCTGGTGATGGGgtaaccaacaagaaggaaatccTACTAAGCCTTGTCTTTGTCAATCTACTAATATTAAGGATGAGTTTGCAGAGCTGGACATGCCATTATCATTTTCAGTGTCTAATTCAATGACAGGTGGCTGGTGATTTCTTTTTGCCTTTTCTGTTGCAGCTTTGATAtcactgaatggcttgctagggccGTTCCAGGgggaaattaagagtcaaccacattgctatggagttTGGagacacgtgtaggccagaccaggccaggTATGGACAACagttttcctttcctaaagggcattaatgaaccaggtgggtttttataacTACCATGGCTAGCTTTCACCTCCAATCTATAAAttaatcaattgaatttaaattccaccaattgtcatggtgggatttgaacctatgcccctttgaatcatagaatttacagtgcagaaggaggccatttggcccatcgagtctgcgcggcccttggaaagagaaccctacttaagcccacccattcctattcccataacccagtaaccccaactacctctttggatactaagggcaattttttagcatggccaatccacctaactgcacatctttggaccgtgggaggaaactggagcacccggaggaagcccatgcagacatggggagaacgtgccgactccgcacagacggtgaccaaagcaaggaatcgaacctgggaccctggaactgtgaagtaacagtgctaaccactgtgctaccatgtcacttTAGTCATTAAGGTGggtctggacctctggattattagtctagtgacattaccaccatctcccccatgaGAGGAGCGCAGAAAGCTCCGAGGGTTGTGAAGCTGGAGAAGATTACGGAGGGAGGTAGAGGTAAGGCTATGAAGGGATCTGTGTAGCAaggatttgaattttaaaaatgaaggtgTTGTTTGACAGGGTCCCAATGTATGTCAGTGTACACTGGGGTGATAGGTGAATGGAATTTGATGTGAGCTGGGACATAGACAGTCGAGTTTTAGATGACATTAAGGTTACGGAGGGTGCGAATCTGGCcatgagtgcattggaatagacaAGTCTAGTGGTAAAAAAGGCCGGAGGAAGGTTTCAGTGGCTTTTAAAGCCAGGCTTAATTAGAATGTATTTCTGGGAAATAACCTTAAGAAGACTTTGACATTTTCAGAGTCATAGGTAGAATAAATAATTTCCTGGCAATACAAAATCCCGCAACAAATCCCATTAATTTCTGTACATAGTGGCTCTGATGCAATTTGCTGTCCATTACTTTGATTTTACTTGAAATATCTGTGAGACAATGAAAATACCAACCCAGAGTGGATAGACTCAATAAAATAATTACATGTTGCAATAGCTATTTGTCCTCGTCATAATAAGAAAATTTCATACAAAAATTAATTGTCAAGCCCTGCAATTTAAACAATCCTATTCAGCCAAATGGTAAAAATTGGTGCTTAACATACACTTTCTAATTACACAAATATAGTATTGAGATGTATATTAACGATTTGATTTAGAATTTGTTTTAACTGAATATAGGATGATTAAGAATATACtgcattttcattcatttgtatTGCAAAAGCAAAGACTATCATTAATCTGGAAAATTTATATTAGCTCTGAAGTCAAAGTCAATGGAAGTTTGAAACATTACAAGCCAAACCTGTGTATCCAAAGGATTCATCTCCTTGTCTTGCAAAGTGACCATTCCTGAAGGATGATTTTTCCACTTCATCTTCAAATAAAGTCCGAGCTGTGTCTATGTATTGATCAAAGCATGGATCACCAGAGGATTGTTGCCGATAGTTACTGTAATGTTCAGATCTGAAAGTTGAGGAAGAACTAAGGGATGACATTGTACTTGCAGCACTGCAAGGGAAAGACAGTCTGGGTATGGACAGTTGCTGGGGTTAGTAACACCAAATCGCACACGTGTTGACTAGAAGTCAAATGACTCTTAATATTCTTAACGGAAATTCCCAACACCCAGTAATAATTCTTCAATTGTTTCCATATATAGAAAGCGGTAACAGTCTCCAATACAAATAAGCATAAGGATTTGAGTCACTTAAGTCATGGTAACAAAAAAGGAATAGTGTTCATGGAATGCAAGATAGTGCAGCTTTCTCTGTTATCAGCAAAATGCCGTTGAGAGGTTAGAATCCATGAACGTTTCTATAGAGGAACCACAATCACAaactttcactttttaaaaaagtcagCAGTTTAAAAGGAAAATGTTTGCCCTCCGATTAGAATTTATGTATTATTGTGAGCGAgaacctgttggggggggggggggggggggggggtgctttctgGGAACATTGCATATCATTGCTCAGAATGTTGAAAAGTGTTGTGTATAACTGGCCCTAAGTACATCATAAATACTGAAGCTGAAGTATGCAATACAAACAGTGTCAATGTGAGTAGTGGGATCAATTAGACAAAGGTTCTGAGAAAGTCTATATTTAATAGTTATGGGGATTAAAGTAACTGGGTAACTTGCAAAATGTTACAACAGCATAATATCATTGTGAGCACTTGTTACTCTTTATTTTtagtttcaattttttttctaaGCCTTCACCAAAAAAAACTGAATGAAAGGAAATAAAGTACTGAGACTTTGAATCAAATCGGAGTATTATGAACTTGCAAAGGGTTTCCTCCATGCAACATTTAGTGGATGGAAAGAATAGTTCAATGTTACCATGTCATTTTGACAGGGGATTTTCTGCAGACCATTCCAAGTATTCCTTATCTCGTCAACTCACACATGTAAGAATCCTTTTCTCTAAATATACTTCAGTAAGTCACAGTAGTTTCCTTAAATGTAATATCTATCAACTTTATATAATACTGTTGTTTTATTTCAATTCCTAAAATAATACCAATTTAGTGAAATACTTATTAATAAATGTATTGGAAATAATTTGACTTCATGAGCAGGTCTTCCATGCTCATGTTAAGTCCAAGTATTTTTTATGCAGATGAATATTAGACCAAACAGCATTTGGAGCTGATTCTTGAAGCAATTGAACAGAAATTCAAAGTCCAGCAGTGCTGGCTACGATCTGAAAGTTTTTGGGGAGACATGTGTGTCGTCTCAGAGTCTGACAGCACTAGGAGCAAGGATTCCAAGATATACAAAAGAGGGAGTTCATGGAAAGACTGCAAAAGGCCCTTTGTCCTGGAAACAGTGAGAGCATAGCCCTGAAATCTGAGAGCATTGAGGGGTAGAATCTCATGGTTTCAGAGCATCAGCAATGGTCCCAGAATCAGGAAGGAGTGAGAATGTAGTTTGGGCAAGCAATGAGGATGTTGGGGAGTGGAGAGATAGGTGTGTGGAAGCGAGAGGCAgaattctctggttccccagccaCTTGTGTCTCAGTGGCATGTCGTTCACTCATggtgggattctgtcttccctccacttgtcaattggatttcccattgtaccCACCCCAttctgccgggaaacccatgggcgggtgtgcgctgccggcgggaaaagtgaattgcaacaaCCAGAGATTTTGGCCAAGGTGTTCCCACTTGAATTAACTCAAGCAGCcttgctgtgaaactaactgcaatgtttatgattgacagctcctgaccagGTCAAGAGCAGTTAAGTCCTCTCTGCtgagaaaagaggaagtgaaaacaCTTAACTCccggtgtttataaacattgtggttagtttcacagcaggctaTTTAACATTCATTCAAATATGAAGggaaatataaataaacaatccaaACATCTCTTTGAAatgaatagaagccttgcaggtcaaaggatctgagggggtgtaAAACCTTGTGATGTGGTTTTCACTTTCTATGATGTTACAGCTTTGGCTTTCAAGACATCTGCCTGAGGCAATAGGTAtaagggacaggtgagtgaaaaagcagtgatttttttcttgttggttctgcctggactgctcgctAGCTTCCAGAGAGGGTTGACTGATggcagggaggagggatggggtccTCTGCTATGGAAGGTTCTCTGAAATGTGGGTTCCCACtattgaacattctaaattctcgctcagtgtacctgaataggcgccggagttcggcgactaggggattttcacagtaacttcattgcagtgttaatgtaagcctacctgtgacaataataaagattagtattattaaaTATTATTATGAATAAATATTATTATGGGGTAGTCTCTAGTGGGTGGCGTCTCTGGTGAGAGGGtctggtggggggtaggggatggggtgggacaaATTTGTATTTTGGGGGGAGGGCATCCTCTGATGGGCTTTGGGGGAACCTACCTTAAATAACTAACCCCCTTTGcccaccacgtcagggccacactggcaaatactTGTCGCATCCACACCCGCATGATTCCTAGCCCAAAGGGGCAGAACATCACGGAGGTGAAGACAATCCAATGTCTAGTCCGGGACGCAAACCTTATTGCTGCTTCCAGCGAGCAACCGGAGCACCAGAAATGGCGCTGACCCTGTTTTTTCCCCGGCACTGGATTTTCTGCCCATTTGGAACTCCATCACCAGTGGTGGGTAGTGGAGAATCCATTTGGATAAAAGGGAGCATTAGGAGGAAGCAAGGCCTAGCAACCTCGAGGGATAGGGGGATCCAGGAGAATAGAATCCAAAGTGTCATCCTTTCCTTGCACTATCAGGTCTTAATTCCCACTGTGTTTCTGTGCATCAGCCTCTCTCATGGTCCATGTGCAGCCTTTTCCGCTTCTTCCCCccaacacaaaccccccccctcagtaTTCTCATTACCATCGAGTTCTCATCTTGACGTAGCTGCCTTACCGAGGTTATGAGCAAATTTTTTGACTCTTAAAGGAAGTTGATAGAAAATCATAAGCTGAGATGGATAATTTCTTGACTATGAGCtactgagggcagcacgatggcgcaagtGATTAGCGCggttgcctcatggcgtcgatgtcccaggttcgattcctgctctgggtcactgtccatgtggagtttgcacattctccccgtgtttgtgtgggttttgcccccacaacccaaaagatgtgcagggtaggtgtattggccacgctaaattagaaaaaatgaattgaatacagtaattttttttttaaaaagagactatGAGCTAATAGTTTATTAGCAAATTTcgatgaacaaaaagaaaaaacctcATGTTTACCATCTATCCAGTTGATTTTCAAACTTACTAAGGCCCCTCTCCTTGCAGATACTGTCTCCCACAGATACTGTTTGTCTGAGCAGTTTATAATAGGAAGCAGCATTTTTAAGAAATGTcatttgttcacaatttacatagatgatttggagttggggaccaagggcaatgtgtccaagtttgcagatgacactaagatgagtggtaaagtgaaaagtgcagaggatactggaagtctgcagagggatttggataggttaagtgaatgggctcgggtctggcagatggaatacaatgttgacaaatgtgaggttatccattttggtaggaataacagcaaacgggactattatttaaacgataaaatattaaagcatgccgctgttcagagagacttgggtgtgctagtgcatgagtcacagaaggttggtttacaagtgcaacaggtgattaagaaggcaaatggaattttgtccttcattgctagagggatggagtttaagactagggaggttatgttgcaattgtataaagtgttagtgcggccacacctggagtattgtgttcagttttggtctccttacttgagaaaggacgtactggcgctggagggtgtgcagaggagattcactaggttaatcccagagctgaaggggttggattatgaggagaggttgagtagactgggactgtactcgttggaatttagaaggatgaggggggatcttatagaaacatttaaaattatgaagggaatagataggatagatgcgggcaggttgtttccactggcgggtgacagcagaactaggggacatagcctcaaaataaggggaagtagatttaggactgagtttaggaggaacttcttcacccaaagggttgtgaatctatggaattccttgcccagtgaagcagttgaggctccttcattacatgtttttaaggtaaagatagatagttttttgaagaataaagggattaagggttatggtgttcgggccggaaagtggagctgagtccacaaaagatcagccatgatctaattgaatggcggagcaggctcgaggggccagatggcctactcctgctcctagttcttatgttcttatgttcttatgtcatcgCTGCCATGATATTAAGCTGTCAGAAAATTTTCAAATGTGAGAGGGCGTGCCCTTCTGCTCTCCAACTCCTGTTGATACGTAGATTGCACCTTAAGAATCTCTGCAAATTGGACCTGGAAAGATTGAAAAATTCTCTCTAGCTGTTGAAACATAACAAAAGAGACAATCGGAGCCCAGGCTGCAGAGATCTGGAAATAAATTATCGTTATAAACGCCACCAATGAGAATAGATACGTTTAATCATGTTATTGGGGAATGTGtacttttttatttttaattgtttttacAACTTTTTTGGGCTTCCGGAGTGTAGAACCATTGCCCTAGCACTGCCAAGCATCAATTCTCTGGGGAGTGATGCACCACTACAAGCTTCCTATGCAGCACAGGAGCAAAGCCCATGTGCATTGGAAAGCTGCGAACACCTGGTGTCCTGATGTCAGGGTATCTACTTTGGACCACACAGATCTAGACATTTGAATGTGTCAATCATTCTTAAACCAACAAGGGTTATAACTGCAAGATGGGCCTCGCATGAATATTTCTTAAAGGCCCAGTCCCccaaattgcatgggaaggtaatTCTTCTGTGATTGCAAAGGGGCTGAAAGTACTCGAGTGTTTCTGGAAGCTTTGTGGTGAGTTCCTGGATTTCCCAGAGAGTGTTGCTGCAGCCCCACTAGGATGACTGAGGAGTCGGTGATCCATCCAGACGAAAGTGACGACAGGTCGGAGATCAgaagtggcattgccagggcggcttgtggcgcagtggttagcactggactgtggcgctgaggacccgggttcaaatcctggccctgggtcagtgtccatgtggagtttgcacattctccccacattctccccatgtctgcatgggtttcacccca contains:
- the LOC119976724 gene encoding heat shock protein beta-7-like, giving the protein MSSLSSSSTFRSEHYSNYRQQSSGDPCFDQYIDTARTLFEDEVEKSSFRNGHFARQGDESFGYTAPISGRPGSLGNVRTIGDTYQVTADVSQFDPEEIIVTMYNSNIVIKAEKVAEDGTIINTFTHKCQLPEGMDPMSVCCSLTDVNILIINVRRSPQKLTESPQPVYRSEVKL